In one Magallana gigas chromosome 9, xbMagGiga1.1, whole genome shotgun sequence genomic region, the following are encoded:
- the LOC117681406 gene encoding uncharacterized protein, translating to MAARNLEDGNSRKRRGPLTEIPIKYQAASSVGIIPEVPGHENLPPVQSAAHSLVTPTSLPKISFQQIYHLMILRHTDEGKESGTWADQRFQLKGNSSIGRENRSEVLKSESATSKICQWNVPRPMKMDPKPLKERNLGRPKISAEGELQYRMRKQINFDPRHPEERAFNQMNALKQLQTLKSLFPKNGMSHLWTIPDDTPDVVMEEEVRTLEDPMETAMKGLILSAGNLPMPVSIDDSLSLFIEQRTRGQRKCQIWKELHKGRITSSLFGAVLTSGPSPTSLIKQVINGSSLDRYPTLPVPVRWGVKHKQNALVDYLALQNAVTSLKVEESGLTIYPSHAFLGATSDGWVYDESMPEGNQKGVLEIKCPYSISNDVITHREVHELVGRKGFCLEESENGPRLMRDHSYYAQIQGEMAIMGCAWGDFVVWTAAEQSNCFVERIYFDPDFCSSMLPKLVEWFISNISPSYIKS from the exons ATGGCTGCTCGTAATCTTGAGGATGGAAATAGTAGAAAAAGGAGAGGGCCATTGACGGAAATACCTATCAAATACCAGGCAGCATCATCAGTTGGTATTATACCAGAGGTTCCTGGCCACGAAAACCTCCCCCCAGTGCAGTCAGCCGCGCATTCTCTCGTCACGCCTACCTCCCTGCCTAAGATCTCCTTCCAGCAAATTTATCATTTGATGATATTGCGACATACAGACGAAGGTAAAGAG AGTGGAACTTGGGCAGACCAAAGATTTCAGCTGAAGGGGAACTCCAGTATCGGGAGAGAAAACAGATCAGAAGTCCTGAAGTCGGAGAGTGCAACATCAAAGATCTGCCAGTGGAATGTTCCTCGTCCGATGAAAATGGACCCTAAACCCCTAAAAGAGCGGAACTTGGGCAGACCAAAGATTTCAGCTGAAGGGGAACTCCAGTATCGGATGAGAAAACAGATCAACTTTGATCCCCGGCATCCCGAAGAGAGGGCATTCAACCAAATGAATGCACTCAAGCAACTTCAAACCCTTAAAAGCctatttccaaaaaatg GCATGAGTCACTTGTGGACCATCCCCGATGACACTCCTGATGTGGTAATGGAAGAGGAAGTTAGGACACTGGAAGATCCAATGGAGACTGCCATGAAGGGTCTCATCTTGTCAGCAGGGAACT TGCCCATGCCAGTTTCAATTGATGACAGCTTGAGTCTGTTCATTGAGCAGAGGACTAGGGGTCAGAGAAAATGCCAAATCTGGAAGGAACTGCACAAAGGGAGAATCACAAGCTCTCTCTTTGGTGCAGTTCTCACCTCTGGGCCCAGTCCAACCAGCTTGATCAAACAGGTCATTAATGGATCAAGTTTGGACAG GTATCCGACACTCCCTGTGCCAGTCAGGTGGGGAGTTAAGCATAAGCAGAATGCCCTGGTGGATTACTTGGCCCTCCAGAACGCCGTGACCAGTTTAAAAGTGGAGGAGTCTGGACTAACCATATATCCATCCCATGCATTTCTAGGAGCTACCAGTGATGGATGGGTGTATGATGAGTCCATGCCAGAGGGAAACCAGAAGGGAGTTCTGGAGATAAAGTGTCCGTACTCCATCTCTAATGATGTCATTACACACAGAGAG GTTCACGAGTTGGTAGGGAGGAAAGGTTTTTGTCTTGAGGAGTCAGAGAATGGCCCAAGACTTATGAGGGATCACAGCTACTATGCCCAGATTCAGGGGGAGATGGCCATCATGGGATGCGCATGGGGCGATTTTGTAGTGTGGACTGCAGCTGAGCAGAGCAACTGTTTTGTGGAGCGAATTTATTTTGATCCTGATTTCTGTTCTTCTATGCTGCCAAAACTTGTTGAATGgttcatttcaaatatttcaccCTCATACATTAAATCATAA